A segment of the bacterium genome:
AAGCTTTTAATAAGCCTGCCATTAACATCAAACAGGCCTAAATTTATAAACTCTGAATTTTGGGATAATAGCAAAAACCTAAAGGACCCACCTCTTACAATCATTGGAAAGTTCAAAATCTTTACTCCTTCAAAGGACAGTTCTTCTTTCCTTACAATATCTTCTTCTGCACTCACAATTTTGATTTCATCCAGACCCCAATAAGTTTCGGAAGAACTATCTTTTGTAAAGGTTATTAAAACCCTCACATAATCGGGGTTGTCTTCAACTTCTCCTTCATATTGATAGTAAGCCCAGTTTCCATAGATTGACTTCTCATCCAAGGCACCACCCGCACCAAGAAAGGCAATATCCTCAACTTCTGTCCTCAAAACATCCCCTCCACTTAACCACTCCTTCCGTAGTGAAATCTTAACTCCCGTTGTACCGTAAATGGGGAAACTGTAGGTGAAATAAAGGCCGAGCTTAAATTTTCCATTTAATCTAAACCTTTCCGAGTAAATTTTTGCCTGTAACGGGAAGGGTGCAAATTCATCTTTGTAGGTTAAATATTTATCAAATGGCCCTGCTTGATCTGAAAGACAAAAATAAGTTGTATCTCCATACCATTTGTCCATTCTTTCAAAATCGGTATAAAAAAGTTCGGAGTCAAAAATCAAGGAAATATCAAACTTTAAATAGATGCCGTTAAACTCAAAAAAGAGACGTAAATTTCTACCTTTGGGGACATCAGTTTCTAATGTAAACTCCGCTTGGCTTTCCACTAAAAGAGAATCATTGTAAAATCCTAAGGGAACAAGGCCGGGAACCTCATAAACACCAAGCACTCGTCCCTTGAGCCTCATAAAGGAACTATTTACAAATCTCAAAATAAGGGAACTATCCCCTGAAGCATAAGAAACAAAGCGGATTGAGGGCCAGGCAATTTTTAGAGAGTGAAAGCTCTCCCCTTTTCTTGAACGAATTCTCAAGGTTTTAACGGTATTCTTCTTCAAACTTTCTGGTACTATACATATCACATCAAATCTCAAACTTTCCCCGGTTTGAAGATTCACAGATATTCGATCAGGATCAAATAGGAGCCCTGATGATGACAATGAAATTGTGTCAGCAAAGGGGGATTCTCCTCCATTCGCTATAGTTAGGCTTAAAATGTTATTTTCACCTGCCCACACCCAATCCCTGAAACTTCCATCATTCTTAACTTTAACATCAAAAACTATATCTCTTCTTTTTAACTCAACCCACTCAGAGTAGATGTGAAAGCTGGGTTTCCAGAGGGTAATAAGGACAGAATCGCAAAGCGTATCTATGTCGAGGGAAATTATTCCCGAAAAATCGGATTTCTTAACCGCGAGAACTGAATCGCCTACCATTAAGGTAGCGGTTACCCCGCTTAAAGGTTGTCCATCATAACCCACAACCAATCTGATATTAGTATCGCCAATATCCTTTGAAAAGATTTCCAACTCCTTAGGTTTCTCCCTCCACAGATAGAGTGCAGGGTCTCCGAAAAGGTTGATCTCATAATAACACCATCGATAAACGTTTGAATCTCTTGCCAGCGGAGCAAAACTTGCCTTGTGATTCCAAAAAACCTTTCCCAGTTCATCATCCTGATTCTTAAAAAGTAACTTAAAGAATTCATTGTCAAAGATATCAGAGTACCCAAATCCTGGATTTCCTGGGGCTCCCCAACCATAACGGGAATTGGCAACAACACCTAACGCACCGCCCCTGGCCGTTACAAGTGCTTCCGCCAGAGAAGGGTAATCCATCGCCCCGACCCAACAGCCTATGGAGTATAGAAAGAAGGGGGTGTAAACGTTGGTTAGAGCCACTGTATCGGAAATTCCGATAAAATCGTTTCCGAACCACATCGCAGTAATCCATCCATGCCCATCGTGGTTTACCAGATTGACACCACTATTTAAAGAATTGATGATCTCGCTCTTTATGGCGTTACCGTAACTTTCGTAGAACCCAAAAACAATATAGTCTGGAGGAAGAAATTTTTTACGAATGTTCTCTTTGTGAATCGATTGATCTGTATAAGGGATTTCCCACAAAATTTGAGCGAGAAAAACCGCCTTAAGAAGAGAAGGATTATCAGGGGCTACTTCGTACCCCAAAAGTTTATACAAGTAATTAGCAAGTTCTACAGTATCTTTTACAGGCAGTCTTCCCACATAAAAATCGGGGTAAAGTTCAACGGAATCTTCGACTTCACCGTAAACCATATTTCCGTTAGCATCGTAATCACCATCAATATCTGCATAATAAAGGTCAGAAGGTATATCATTTTCATTGGGCATAAAACCAGCCTGACAATCAAAAGCATAGAGATAAACCAAAGGGATTAACGTCTCGTCACCCACCAAAAGCAAAAATCTCTCACCCTCGTAACTTGAGTACATTTTTAAAAAATTGCGAATTTTCTCCGCATCATTTCTGCCTTGGTACTCTGAGAATATCTCTTCCAGAGCCTTGAATACAACCTTGTATCCTTTCTGCTTTCGCAATCTTATTAAGGGATTTAGGAAATCTCTAAAATTTTGCGGGGCTATTATAAGGTAAAGGGGTTGATAGAAACCCTGTTTCGTAATTTCTCCTTCAATCCTGATTGAAAAAATCCTAATATACTCCGCAACGGAATCCCCGGGATTATATCGAAAAGGGAAGAGTATGAGTTCAAGGGTTGTATCAACGCCCTTTGTTATAACTCTATACGTGAAGTAACTATCGGGATAGAAAGCTTTTTCACTATAGAAAAGGCTGTCAAAAGGGTTTTCTTCTTTTACAGTTTTCATTGAAAGAACTTGAGGGGGTAAGGTAGGGGGGATAATACCGTTAACCTTGATTGTCTCTACCTGAACTGGTTTCACTTCAACCCCTTTGAAACCCTTCAAAGAAAAAGAAAGAGTTTTAGCGGGTATGCTCGGTCTCCCCTTATAGTACAACACCGGAAGCTCGGTGGTGAGTTCCTTTAAAATTAAGTCCACTGCCTTTTCACTGGTTAAGGGAAAACTAACCTGCAGTGAAAAGGAAAATATTAAAACGAGAAACATTTTTTTATTTTAAAGCGCTTGAGTCGTATTTGCAAATCTAAATCCTTTATTATCAATAAGATACACTGAATTGTTAAAGGAAATTAAAAGTCTGTAGGAAATTCTTTACTACAACTTTATAATTTAGCCATGAAGGCAATAATTGTTCATGGTGGAGTTGGGAAGGTAAAACCCGACAAACTTGAACGAGTTAAGGCGGGTTTGAAAAGGGCAGTGGAAGCGGGATTTGCCGTCCTTCAAGAAAAAAATGATGCCCTTTCAGCTTGCGAGGCGGCCGTTAACGTGCTTGAAGATGACCCTGTATTTAATGCAGGAACCGGTTCGGTGCTTACCCTTGACGGCAGATGCGAGCTGGATGCTGCAATTATGAAAGGTTCGACACTGGAGGCAGGTGCCGTTGCGGGAGTGGAAAAAATAAAAAATCCCATAAGTCTTGCTCGTCTTGTTATGGAAAAAACAGACCATGTGCTTCTAATCGGCGAAGGAGCAGAAAACTTTGCGAGAATAATGGGATTTCCAGAATATAACCCTATAACCGAAGAAAGACTTGAAGAATGGAAGAAGCTCAAGGAAAAACTCTTAAAGGGCGAACCTTTACATTGGAAAAAAATCTATACACTCATAAAACAACACCCTGACCTTCTGAAAGGCACAGTGGGATGCGTTGCCATTGATGACCATGGAGAAATCGTAGCAGGAACTTCTACAGGCGGCGTGTTTCTAAAACTGTTTGGCAGGGTTGGTGATACCCCCCTTC
Coding sequences within it:
- a CDS encoding C25 family cysteine peptidase, yielding MFLVLIFSFSLQVSFPLTSEKAVDLILKELTTELPVLYYKGRPSIPAKTLSFSLKGFKGVEVKPVQVETIKVNGIIPPTLPPQVLSMKTVKEENPFDSLFYSEKAFYPDSYFTYRVITKGVDTTLELILFPFRYNPGDSVAEYIRIFSIRIEGEITKQGFYQPLYLIIAPQNFRDFLNPLIRLRKQKGYKVVFKALEEIFSEYQGRNDAEKIRNFLKMYSSYEGERFLLLVGDETLIPLVYLYAFDCQAGFMPNENDIPSDLYYADIDGDYDANGNMVYGEVEDSVELYPDFYVGRLPVKDTVELANYLYKLLGYEVAPDNPSLLKAVFLAQILWEIPYTDQSIHKENIRKKFLPPDYIVFGFYESYGNAIKSEIINSLNSGVNLVNHDGHGWITAMWFGNDFIGISDTVALTNVYTPFFLYSIGCWVGAMDYPSLAEALVTARGGALGVVANSRYGWGAPGNPGFGYSDIFDNEFFKLLFKNQDDELGKVFWNHKASFAPLARDSNVYRWCYYEINLFGDPALYLWREKPKELEIFSKDIGDTNIRLVVGYDGQPLSGVTATLMVGDSVLAVKKSDFSGIISLDIDTLCDSVLITLWKPSFHIYSEWVELKRRDIVFDVKVKNDGSFRDWVWAGENNILSLTIANGGESPFADTISLSSSGLLFDPDRISVNLQTGESLRFDVICIVPESLKKNTVKTLRIRSRKGESFHSLKIAWPSIRFVSYASGDSSLILRFVNSSFMRLKGRVLGVYEVPGLVPLGFYNDSLLVESQAEFTLETDVPKGRNLRLFFEFNGIYLKFDISLIFDSELFYTDFERMDKWYGDTTYFCLSDQAGPFDKYLTYKDEFAPFPLQAKIYSERFRLNGKFKLGLYFTYSFPIYGTTGVKISLRKEWLSGGDVLRTEVEDIAFLGAGGALDEKSIYGNWAYYQYEGEVEDNPDYVRVLITFTKDSSSETYWGLDEIKIVSAEEDIVRKEELSFEGVKILNFPMIVRGGSFRFLLLSQNSEFINLGLFDVNGRLIKSFNFALAEGINELVVPLLGIKSGVYFVKILDKTKRMVIVK
- a CDS encoding isoaspartyl peptidase/L-asparaginase family protein, translated to MKAIIVHGGVGKVKPDKLERVKAGLKRAVEAGFAVLQEKNDALSACEAAVNVLEDDPVFNAGTGSVLTLDGRCELDAAIMKGSTLEAGAVAGVEKIKNPISLARLVMEKTDHVLLIGEGAENFARIMGFPEYNPITEERLEEWKKLKEKLLKGEPLHWKKIYTLIKQHPDLLKGTVGCVAIDDHGEIVAGTSTGGVFLKLFGRVGDTPLLGAGTYATLFGGASCTGIGEGIMRTLLAKTACDFMRMGISAQKTAEACIDLINNTVKTETGIITLDRHGNIGFAYNTENMPVAFASSEDPEIKIEGLP